Below is a window of Vibrio fortis DNA.
ACAAGCGGGCAGTGGTGAAAAATCACTGGGTGATGTAACGCGACCAATTCACGTGTTGCTTAACAACCTAGTGCTACCAAAAGCTTTCGACCAGATGATGGCTAAGCGCCTCCAACTAGCGATGGTGGTCGATGAGTACGGTACTATCCAAGGTATTATTACCCTTGAAGACATCTTTGAGCACCTAGTTGGCCAAGAGATTGTCGATGAAGCTGACAAAAATACAGACATGCAAGAGCTTGCGTTTCAGCGCTGGGAGAACTGGAAAGAGACCCACGGCGTAATCGAAAGCCGCGATGACGAGCATGAAGAAGAGCTCGAAGAGAAAGCGGAACAAAAAGAAGAGCTAGAGACTGAGGAAAAAACGGAAGCCAAAGCAGAAGTTAACCAAGAATCAGAAAGCTCTTCAACTGACAAAAAAGCATAATCAAGCGCATACAATAAAGGCTCCCTCGGGAGCCTTTACTTTTACTGTTCGATTGAAAGCTTAGATAGCAACACCGATGTTGCTCACAGGCTCTTCGCGCAGTTCATGACGCAGATCTTTAATCAACTCAATATCGCGCTCCGTGGTTTCACGTAGAGGGCGGAAGATAGCCCACTGAACGTCCCACTCTTCACATACTGCTTCGTTCTCTTTTTGGTTCTGGTTAGTCACTTCGTCTGCACCCTGAGCAAACTCCAGATCCGCAACTGTCTTAACCGACTGTTGGCTAACCTTAATCACCGCTTCAAACAGGTGCTCACGATCCAATAAGCCATGCAGTAGTGTAGCAAGACCTTGGCACGCGTCCATCGCAGGATATACACCGTAGAAGTCAAAATCTTCTGCACTTGGGAATAGCTCTTCAACTTTTTCTAGTTGACGCTCAAAGTTCACCTTCGCGGTTTTTACCGTTAGGATCTCCCAGACACTATCTAACACATCACGGTAGATTCGTGCTTCGGCAAATTCTGTATTCTCACAAAACATGGCATAGTTAGGGTACATACGCTCACACAGACACGCCATGAAAGTAATTTGTTGCCAAGGTTCTAGTTTTTCAAGACGAACCTGAAGTGGATTCTGTAGCATAGTCACTCAATAATTGCAGAAAAAGACAGCGAAAGTGTACTTGATAAACCTTAGGGAAAAAAGGTAAGCCGATGAACAATTTCACCAATAAACTCTATATTCTCACCGAGCACAACGAGACCTACCAACAACTGGTCCATGAACACGCCTTACCCGACCTAGAAATCACAGAAAACGCTGCAGAGGCTGACATTGTACTCGCCGCTCCACCTCTGGTAGCTCAACGCCTGAACGAGTTCACCAAGCTGGATTGGCTGCAAAGCACTTACGCCGGTATCAATGTGCTAACTAGCCCTGAGCTTCGTCAAGATTACACTCTCACCAACGTCAGAGGCATCTTCGGACCACTCATTGCAGAGTATGTACTGGGTTACAGCATCAGCCACCACCGCCACTTTCAACACTACCACCAGCAACAAACTCAAAAGCAGTGGCAACCACAGCTCTATCAATCGCTCAGCGGCCGCACCATGGTGATTCTCGGCACGGGCTCAATTGGTAGCCACCTTGCAAAAGTGTCACAAGCCTTCGGTATTCAAGCGATTGGAGTTAACCGCACTGGTATACCACCGCGCCAAAGCTCATTTGATAGCACTTACCATATCAACGAAGCACATGTTGCCTTCAAGCAGGCCGATATCATCGTCAATACCCTGCCCGCAACACCACAAACCAACAAACTGCTTAATGGTGAGCTGCTTAGTCATTGCCAAGGGGCACTGTTATTCAATGTGGGCCGTGGTAATACACTCGATGAAGCAGGCCTGTTGTTAGCACTCAAAAATCGTTGGATAGAGCACGCTTTCCTCGACGTGTTTGAAAGCGAACCATTAGCACAAGAACATCCTTTCTGGGGACTGCCTCAAATTACCATCACCCCTCATATTGCAGCCCTTAGCGAGCCGCGTCAGGTCGTCGAGATTTTTGCCAACAATTACCACTCTTGGCGCGATGGCTTCCAGCTCAAATACCAGATCGATTTCGACAAAGGCTACTAACTACTTCGCTTGTGGCGCTGCAATTGGGTACTCTTCGAACATCTGCTGAACCTGATCTTGAACGAACTCATTCCGTTCTTCAGAATCCATGGTTTCAGTCAGCTGTCTTTGAGAGACGGAGCGCCACACCACATCATTGGTTTGGGTATCGATCAAGTTTACGCTTAGCTTGCCGTATTTTTTCTCTTTGACTCGAGTTGGTGTACTAACCCCAGCGCCATATCGACTATTGATGCTGCCCGTACCAAAACCAAAACTAAAGGTGGGTCCATCCGCCAGCAATTCAGAGGCTTCTAAAATCTCATAGTAGACCGTCAATTGACCATCCGACTCCGACAAGCGCATCCCTCTCAGTGCCATCTCTTTGTCGACCGCTTTTTTAATTCTAGCGCCATCTAAGGTCACCGGAGTATTGGGGTCTTCATGATATTGATAGGTAGAAAAGCCACTAAAATCGACCGAGGAGTCGTAATCGGTCGCCACGTCCGAAGCGCAACCAGAAACCAGCATTGCACTTAATAACCAAGCAAAACCCACTCTCAACATACTCAACTCCTTCGAATTTCCACGTTATGTAGATCATAGTCGAAAATTATCGAGACACTCGTTGAAACGCCCAGAAACGAAAAAGCCCCTCACTGCAATAGCGAGGGGCTTTCGTATAAATCGAACTCTAAGTGTTACTTATGATAAGGCTTAGATAGTTCATGTACCGCTTCTACAAACACGCCTGCATTTTCTGGCGGCACGTCTAGGTGGATACCGTGACCAAGGTTAAATACGTGGCCAGTACCTGCGTCACCGAAGCCTTCAAGGATTGTAGAAACTTCTTCACGGATGCGCTCTGGAGAAGCGTAAAGCATAGAAGGATCCATGTTACCTTGCAGAGCAACCTTATCACCCACACGCTTCACAGCGTCTTGGATGTTGATTGTCCAATCTAGGCCAACTGCGTCACAGCCAGTCGCTGCGATCTGCTCTAGCCACATACCACCGTTCTTCGTGAATAGCGTTACTGGTACGCGACGACCGTCGTTTTCACGGATAAGACCGTCAACAATCTTGTGCATGTATTGCAGTGAGAATAGGTTGTAATCACGAGGAGTCAGTACACCGCCCCATGTATCAAATACCATTACTGACTGAGCGCCCGCTTTGATTTGTGCGTTCAGGTACTCGATTACGCTGTCTGCTAGCTTGTCTAGAAGTAGGTGCAGAGTTTGAGGTTCTGCATACATCATCTTCTTGATCTTAGTGAAGGCTTTAGAGCTACCACCCTCAACCATGTAAGTTGCTAGTGTCCATGGGCTACCAGAGAAACCGATCAGTGGCACGTCACCGTTTAGGTCTTTGCGGATCTGACGTACTGCATTCATTACGTACTGAAGTTCACCTTCTGGATCTGGCAGGCCAATTTTTTCTACGTCTGCTTTGCAAGTAATTGGCTTATCAAATACTGGACCTTCACCCGCGGCAAAGCGTAACTCAAGACCCATTGCATCAGGAATCGTCAAAATATCTGAGAACAAGATTGCTGCATCAAGAGGGAAGCGACGCAGAGGTTGAAGCGTTACTTCAGATGCTAGTTCAGCGTTCTTACAAAGCGACATAAAGTCACCCGCTTCAGCACGAGTTGCTTTGTACTCTGGAAGATAACGACCTGCTTGGCGCATCATCCATACTGGCGTGTAATCAACAGGCTGTTTTAAGAGTGCGCGTAGATAGCGATCATTTTTTAATTCGGTCATTCCGTAAATTCCAATTCAATCTTGTCTAGTTGTTTGCGGGTATTCTAACACTGATTGCAGGGTAAAAGCTGTGTGCTTTGCAACCTAGATCAAGTTATTAACTTTTAAATCAATGCTTAATTTGCACCCAATCGTAGGCACATGTTAAAAATTTGTTCGCTAGCGAAAATTACAATTATAACACTGAGTTCCTACAACTCAGCATCTCATAACGACATCTTACTTACCCCCTCCACTTGTGGAGGGTTTTTTTTAGGTATTTGACCACCCATAGGCCAAATACTCCTATAGGCCAATCCACCCCTTTTCAGACAAGCTTAATCCGCACCAATGTCTTCAAGCGTCTGCTCTATCAGTGCTCTTGCTATTGTCCCTTTCGGCGCGACTTCTGGCATAGAATCTTTCGTAAACCATTGAGCATCGGACAGTTCGCTGTAGTCTGGTTTCAACACGCCACCAGCATAATCAGCAAGAAAGCCCATCATCATACTGGAAGGGAAAGCCCAAGGTTGGCTGCCAAAGTAGCGAATGTTCGTGACATCAATACCCGTTTCTTCTTTCACTTCACGAGCAACACACTGTTCAAGTGTCTCTCCGACCTCTAGGAAGCCCGCTATCACCGTATACATCCCGGTTTTGTGCCTTGGGTGCTGAGCAAGCAAAATCTTATTGTCGTGTCTTACAGCAACAATGATGCATGGAAAGATTCTTGGATAATGCAACGTACGGCAATCACCGCATTGCATCGCAACTTGATTGTGATTGAGGTGGTTACGTCCGCCACATTGTGGGCAAAAACGCATGCTTTGGCTCATGTGGCCGTACTGAATCGCCTTACTCGCTAACAGGAATAGCGCTTCGGGCCAGTGCAGCAGTTCACGCAGGCTTTGCATTTCAAATTGAAGTTCGCTGTCAGAATCATTTAGCCAATAAACATTGTGATTTTGATACTGGCCAATACATATCGCGTGTTCAGTATTGAGTTCGAATTCCACAGCAGTACCAAGAGGTAGACGACCTTCTAAGGTCCAAATATCGCTTCCCGAGACCACACACCAGTAAGCTTTGTCAGTCATCTTACCGTCACTTTTTTTTAACATCCCTATGCCTCATTGCTTGCAGTTCGTTCATTTTACTGGCAATCTAATTTCATACTAGAGTTGTAGCCGATATTAATTCAGGCTATTACTTTTAGTAGCGTATAACAAATGGACCCCTACTTAAGCACTTATCATGATCACAAGGTTGTGATCAGATCATGAGGACATGGTCATGCTAAATAAATTTAAACAAGTACAAGAACAATGGGGTGGCTCGAATGAGGTCATCGATCATTGGCTCGAAACTCGACAGTCTCTAATCGTCGAATATTGCAAGCTTGGTACCCTTCAGCCAGCTAACGGGCAATCAAACGTTGTTGAACTCCCTTCTCCTAAAGAAATCAGCTCATTCTGCGATCACGTTGTTGATTATATCTCGGAAGGTCATTTTAAGATCTACGACATGGTCATGGAAAAATGGCAAGCGACTGGTTTTAAAACCAACGACGAAATCGACACAACTTACGCGAAGATCGTACTCACCACCGAGCCACTGCTAGAGTTCAATGATAAATACGTTAAAGTAAGTGCAGACGATGAGTTGCCAAATTTCGAAACAGACATGTCGAAAGTTGGTGAACTGCTCGAAGTGCGTTTTGAAGTGGAAGATCACCTTATCCAGCTTATTGCCGATAGTTTAGCGATTCCGCCTGGCGCTTAAGCAAGAAGTGATAAGAAGATGAAACAGTGAGGGTTGGCGTTTATTCGTCAGCCCTTTTGCGTTTTTAGAACGGCATTTCTCAATAGTAAAAACTCATAATTCGAGTTCTCTTTACGTAGTGAAAGTTAGAGGTGACTCCCTATTCGCTTCTTCTTACGATACGGAATGATACTTTCCCTTCACCCAAAAACAAAAAAGGCACCCGAGGGTGCCTTTTCTTTTAAGCTCTTAACGATTACTCGTCAGAAGAGAAGCCTGCATTTAGAAGTGCAGCTAGGTTGTCAGTAGCTTGTTCAGCTGAAGGACCTTCTTGCTCTTCTTCGCGCTTAGCTTGACGCTCTTGGTGGTATGCGAAACCAGTACCAGCTGGGATCAGACGACCAACAATAACGTTCTCTTTCAGACCACGTAGGTCATCACGCTTACCAGAAACCGCAGCTTCTGTTAGTACGCGAGTTGTCTCCTGGAACGATGCCGCAGAGATGAACGACTCAGTTGCTAGAGATGCTTTAGTAATACCTAGTAGTTCGCGCTCGAAGCGTACTAGTTCTTTACCTTCCGCTTCTAGAGCGCGGTTAGCAATCTTAACTTGTGAG
It encodes the following:
- the nudC gene encoding NAD(+) diphosphatase, with the protein product MLKKSDGKMTDKAYWCVVSGSDIWTLEGRLPLGTAVEFELNTEHAICIGQYQNHNVYWLNDSDSELQFEMQSLRELLHWPEALFLLASKAIQYGHMSQSMRFCPQCGGRNHLNHNQVAMQCGDCRTLHYPRIFPCIIVAVRHDNKILLAQHPRHKTGMYTVIAGFLEVGETLEQCVAREVKEETGIDVTNIRYFGSQPWAFPSSMMMGFLADYAGGVLKPDYSELSDAQWFTKDSMPEVAPKGTIARALIEQTLEDIGAD
- a CDS encoding D-2-hydroxyacid dehydrogenase — its product is MNNFTNKLYILTEHNETYQQLVHEHALPDLEITENAAEADIVLAAPPLVAQRLNEFTKLDWLQSTYAGINVLTSPELRQDYTLTNVRGIFGPLIAEYVLGYSISHHRHFQHYHQQQTQKQWQPQLYQSLSGRTMVILGTGSIGSHLAKVSQAFGIQAIGVNRTGIPPRQSSFDSTYHINEAHVAFKQADIIVNTLPATPQTNKLLNGELLSHCQGALLFNVGRGNTLDEAGLLLALKNRWIEHAFLDVFESEPLAQEHPFWGLPQITITPHIAALSEPRQVVEIFANNYHSWRDGFQLKYQIDFDKGY
- the rsd gene encoding sigma D regulator; this encodes MVMLNKFKQVQEQWGGSNEVIDHWLETRQSLIVEYCKLGTLQPANGQSNVVELPSPKEISSFCDHVVDYISEGHFKIYDMVMEKWQATGFKTNDEIDTTYAKIVLTTEPLLEFNDKYVKVSADDELPNFETDMSKVGELLEVRFEVEDHLIQLIADSLAIPPGA
- a CDS encoding DUF4136 domain-containing protein produces the protein MLRVGFAWLLSAMLVSGCASDVATDYDSSVDFSGFSTYQYHEDPNTPVTLDGARIKKAVDKEMALRGMRLSESDGQLTVYYEILEASELLADGPTFSFGFGTGSINSRYGAGVSTPTRVKEKKYGKLSVNLIDTQTNDVVWRSVSQRQLTETMDSEERNEFVQDQVQQMFEEYPIAAPQAK
- a CDS encoding YjaG family protein codes for the protein MLQNPLQVRLEKLEPWQQITFMACLCERMYPNYAMFCENTEFAEARIYRDVLDSVWEILTVKTAKVNFERQLEKVEELFPSAEDFDFYGVYPAMDACQGLATLLHGLLDREHLFEAVIKVSQQSVKTVADLEFAQGADEVTNQNQKENEAVCEEWDVQWAIFRPLRETTERDIELIKDLRHELREEPVSNIGVAI
- the hemE gene encoding uroporphyrinogen decarboxylase; this encodes MTELKNDRYLRALLKQPVDYTPVWMMRQAGRYLPEYKATRAEAGDFMSLCKNAELASEVTLQPLRRFPLDAAILFSDILTIPDAMGLELRFAAGEGPVFDKPITCKADVEKIGLPDPEGELQYVMNAVRQIRKDLNGDVPLIGFSGSPWTLATYMVEGGSSKAFTKIKKMMYAEPQTLHLLLDKLADSVIEYLNAQIKAGAQSVMVFDTWGGVLTPRDYNLFSLQYMHKIVDGLIRENDGRRVPVTLFTKNGGMWLEQIAATGCDAVGLDWTINIQDAVKRVGDKVALQGNMDPSMLYASPERIREEVSTILEGFGDAGTGHVFNLGHGIHLDVPPENAGVFVEAVHELSKPYHK